tataaGTGGAATTAAGAGATCGCCTTTATATAGTAGATTTACTAAAAGGCTTTATTTTAGCAATTTATTTGTAATATCCTttgggatattttaaaaaaaactttatatttatatagtcctATGCAGCTTTTAGAAAGCACATTCCTCACAGCCTTTTGAGATAGTGAGATAATATTCATGTGTCTAAAATTATAACTTACCACCAATTGAACATCTCCGAGCTATTTCCCAGAAAACTAATCCCATTGCATAGATGTCAGCACGCTTGAATGAttcaaaatgtttcatatttatgGAATCATCAAGAACTTCTGGGGCCATGTATCtattaagaaaaatcaatcaataaaccttAAAAGTTCTTTATGTGCCAGGTATCATGCTAAGAGCTAGGGACAGAAAAGAAGACACAAGGCAGTCAAATGTATACAAAACaagctacaaatatatatacaggaAATTAACAgaaaaggcactggaattaagagaggttAGGGAAGGCTTACTATAGAACAGGttttctcaaactacagcccacgggccgcatctggcccactgaggatgtttatgaggcccacaagattatggcaaatgggctgaggggtggagacagagtgtgagcttttatttttactatagtccggccctccaacagtctgagggaaagtgaactggccccctattttaaaagtttaaggaccactgcAATGGAAGGTAAGATTGTAGTTGTGGCTTAAAGAAAGTTAAGAGAAATCTATAGTGATAAGCAGAGGAGTATTCAAAAATatcttaatgaatttttttcctttaaagaccattttataattttaactccAAAAACAatgaacatataaaataaaactgaagaatTCTTCCATATCTATACTTACATGTGAAAAGCTTTCATATATCCTTAAGAGTAAAGAATTCAAATTAAGGGTTACCTGtgtcaatatataataaatgaagtGTGAAGGTatctgaatattaaataaaatgttttactgTCTATTCCTGTTCTTATTATAAAGACACTTATTCAGAGACTAGCAGCATAATGACCTTACCCAGACTGCGCAATTATTTACTCAACAAAGAGATAGACAGACtcttgaaaatgactgaacaaaaacattaATATTCCTTAACTTAACTGTTAGTTCTTGTAATCTTAACTATATCATGAATATTGTTAAATTTTAGCTTTTATTtactttgaatattattttatttctgatacATACTGGCCAGGTGATCATTTAAGGTCAGGCAATTCTATTAAGATGCAGAACCATCTGTGTTGTCAGAGAAAATTTCTTCACTGAGAGTTTCTAATACTAATGAAATTATGGgctcagaccaaaaaaaattttttttcactatacCATCCTAACTTGATCATTCTATCTGTGACAGAATGATTCGTATATTACACAGCACTGATCTCTTGATAAGGGAGACTGTTGAGCTAGTTAGCTGTAAAACAGAAAAATGTGTACAAAGTAGAGGGGACAAAGTGGGAAATTCAAGGTTCAAGCCCTAATCTTAATTTCTTAgtgatttttcttctatatttgtcACTGAAGATGAATTTCCTAGAACTCTTTTCTCACAGCTTCGCTAACAATGAACTCTCCTGGTTCTCActgtattttcttaaatttttcatctGTTCAGTTCACTGGTTCCtcttattgttttaaataatgtTACTGATATTTAACAAACTCACTTTTACTTCCTCATTAACTTCCCCCCCTCACCAATTCCAAGGAAAAAATCTTATGCAATGAAGAAGTGAATCCTCTTACTTCCTAACTCTTGGTATCAAAAATCTCTTCTGATGATCTTATCCACTGTCATGGCTTCAATGATCATTCCTATATAAACTAAACTATTCTCATCAAATCTACAGATAACACAAACCTAGGAGAGGTAGAACAATCACAATAAATGCCAGAAATAGGATCAGAAAAAGATTTTGGCAAGCTAGAATACAGGACAGAAATAAAAGATGCTATCTAATACATATTAtcttagaaattataaaatatttttattctaaattttcaaagttctaaattctaaaattacATAAAAAACAAGCTTTACATGTATAAACTAGATATGGTTAAGTAGGTATGCTCAGCAGTTCAAAAAATCTGTGGACTTTAGtagaaaataagtataatacaGCACCCCAGAAAGACCAGTGCAATCAAGATAAGGGAGGTGATGATCTGGCTATTATTTCCCCTGTTCTCACCACAACTTGAGTGCTGAATACAGTTCTGGGTGCCCACTATGAAAAAGAGCAATGATTAGTTATAGAGCTTTGAGAAGAAGGTAACTGGAATATAATGGTAACCAGTATAATCTCagaaagaatctcagagatgCCGAGTGTGTAACTGAAAAAGACTAGAGGGGAAGAACAACACATAATAGCTGAAACCCTATtatgtggaagaaggattagacttACTTTGTTGGGCCCCCAAAGGACAGACTTAAGGAAGCTATTATATGCTCCCAGAAAACTAAGGCTTAGAATATGAAGTCAACTtagttcttttctattctttacttttttatttaataaggcGATAGGTCCCATATGTTCTACCTTCAAaatagctttccctttgtttccattcCCAGTATTTCCACTCTGTTCTAAAGTTCTTGTTATCTCTTGCCTAAGTCACAAAATACTTTTAACTTTCCCCCTTTTAgccatttctttcttgtttaaacTATCTTGTCAGactaaaagagagacagatagaaatgAGCCTCCCTATTTCTCCTAGGCTAAAAGTACAAGGGCCATAGGCCCATGTCTACTCCAATTGGTATAAGAGTTTTGATTCTCCAATCTCTATCTTGGGCTGGGACCTCGCCATAACAATGCTAAACTTAAGAGTAAACCACGAGTGACTTAGTCCACTGAAGCTCAATATTCCAAGAGATCTGCCAGCATCAGTCTTCCCAATAGCAGGGATTATGGGTATATAATGTCTAGGCATCCTGGAGAATTTTACCCATCCACCTCTTTCCAAATTTACCTTAAGAAGACTATTACCATATCAATCTTTTATTGCAAAGCTGTAATCACATTACTCCTTTACTCAATAACCTTCAGATTTTCCTCTGTTTACTGGATAAAAGACCAGACTTGTCAAATTAGCATTCAAGACCCTCCACAATTCAATCCTAACCTACTTTTCCACAGGAATAAAAATGAGTTCTAAGGATCTGTTCAAGGTCTTATAGCTATTTAAGTAGTGTAGGTACAGGACCAGACACAGGTTTCCTGACATGACAATCATTGGTtgcttcccttaaaaaaaaatcctataaaatgGTTAAAAAAGTAGTTTCTATTTTGCAGTAAACTGAGGTCtcttgaaaaaatatacataactCTAGTATATAAAAAACATGACCTACCTAAAAATAATACCATTTACAAATGAAATGTTTAATTAATGATTATTTTGTTAGCATTCTTAGACTTTCAGGGGGTTTTGTATGGACTTGTGGGAAGTACTTTAAATAGTCTGGGAAATATATGAAAGCTGTTCTCTAGAAAAATTTtcctatagaattttaaaaattgtcccaGTGATTATACTTtgtcaaaaatagaaattgaaatatcTTAATATTTGAAGGTGCTTCATAGGACCTTTTTGCAAGGCATGGACTacaggagacacacacacatttatgcaTTTGAATATATGTCTGCACACAtgttattgtttatatatttgtgtctttTCTCATCTAATGGATGGTAAGATTGTAAAAATCAGAGACTATTTTTTTGTATACTTCACCTTTCACAGTATTTTGCATACAGTAGAACTCAAATATCCTGTTGAATAAATATACCATGATGTAAAATATGTAACATGTGTCTGGACACTTTCACACTGTGCATCAGAAATTATAATCACATTAGTACCTCTTATGTTAATATcctctataattatttttctccaatcACTCTCCAAAGAGTGCCAAGTATCATTCAAAATATACACACTgcatctttttttcagaaattacCCTTAACcattatttctttcatatacataaaatgagataaaactactactactacaagaATTTTTAGATCTGGCCATTTAAAACTTTATATATCCCTACaggaacaaatatttttaaatagaacaaACCTTTTTAATAGAGTTTAAAGtgactcaaggaaaaaaaaatcttctgagtATTTTTCCATAATGACCTAATGCTATATACAGAAATATcagttttacagagaattcatCAGATGACTCTGGGATAACACATCTAAAAAAGCTGCTTGGGAAgagttataaaatgaaaagacaagATGTGAAGTCAAAGGACCTAGATTTTTAATGAATAGTTCTAATCCTATTATTTGCTACCAAAGCCTTATGTTTGCATTCTACAAACTAAAAGTAACTAAATTATAAGACCTTTAAACTTCCCTCTATCCTTAGCCCTAAGATTCCATAATTTCAGATACAATAATAAAGCCACTATGAATGTCTTTAAACATTAGATAAGGATACTTAATTTCATCTAAGAAGGGTATCTTTAGGTAAcagctgcaagaaaaaaaaatctaatcatgcatctatacatatttataactcATTTATGCATTTTACacaaaaaacatatttacataaatatacaaGTCTAGGGAGTTTGATATCTTTCTAACTAAAcagtaatttgtttttaaattctaaaagttGTTATATAGCCTGTGACACTGAATACCGAATCCCAGTCTCACAGAACCTATTTTTAAAGCCATGCTAGTTCTTTGTAATCATTacattattttctagatttttattaaCTACTATGATCCATTCTAGAATTTCCCCAGGAATCAAAACTGACAAAGCACTTCCCCTTCTTAGAACCAGGTCCCAACAAAGCCTAGATGTTATTGGACAGAAGCAGGTCACTCTTCTATCCAAAGATTAAAGGCTATTCCAATTTAAAGTTGCAAGCTGAAAAAAATTTCTTAGCTATAAGTGTGTGCACCTTTTTCTTTAAGTATGCTTCTTCTCAGACTTTCCTACTTTGAATGCAAAGAACTTAAATCCCTCTAACAACTGGGTATAGGAAATCAATAAAACATAggtttgagaaaaataaaatacaaaattggaaggggaggaataaaaattaagtactgtttaaaattttttacctttttgttccCACTCTGTGATTTGGAGCTATATCAATTGTATCTGTGGCTGAATCATGTCTTACTGCAAGTCCTAAGTCTGCAATACAGCATGTTCCATTCTTCTTGActaaaatattctttgatttcaaatctcTATGGGCAATTGCTGGTTTGCCTAAAGGAACAAAAGTTAAATATGAATGTAGAAAAGATAACATATGTCAGTAGTCACAAATCAAtctttttttaagacaaaaataaaatacaaaaaaaaaataaaagaaatgcctACTATAAAAAGGTAGgtagaaaatatttcagaaactaTGTCTAATATATGTTCTAATAATCTTTTCTAGCTTGAAGAATTCTATTATTCTACTAACTCAAGAACTGAAAAACATTAACTCTGGAGATTAGTTACAGAAATTCTGATCCCAGtttgctccccccccccaaatcaatTAGCAAGCAACTTCTCTATGCTGCCAAAGTTGATAAACAGAACAGTGTAAAATTATCctagagagtaaaaaaaaatctaatttaaaaaaattacataaagaaTAACAAAGTAGGGAGTAAAAGACAGGGAACTGCCTAACCTCTAcccccaaacccctccaaattcctttaaataacgactctaaacaaattttagagtatcagaacacacaaaaagagagaGTGAACAATTTTTTAGtcaaagataacttagaaggtcaACAGAAAAAGTCTGTGGCACTAGGGTGGGAGTCCAGTGCACAATCCTCACACAGTCCCTGTCCTACTATAGCAAAACAGGAACAGGACTTGGGGCCACTGAATCAATGGGCAATACTGTTGATTTCCAAACTTTTCAGCTCTGAGAAGCCAAAGTTGACTTGgaaagtcagcaggaaaggtttaCTAAGGTGAGAAGGCCTTGGGAAATGAAAAGATGGGGTGGGCAGTGATAGTCGTAGCTTCCAGAAGCCTCAGCCCCACAGGAGGTTGCTTTAGGAAGCTCTTTGCTGCTTTAGCACCCTAGAGCTTATACAGCTATAGTGGAGCAAGGACCCTCCTCACAGTTTCAGAGCAGAAGAGTGCTTTTGATCAGGGGCCTAGAAGGAGCTCTTGACAAAAATTACACAAGATCCCTGATACTTGGGACATTATGCTTTCCACCTTGGAgttctactttaacaaagagttaaattaattttactctatttttttgCTGCACGGCTAAGAGGTTACACATATAATCctatttcatataaaattttcattctcAGAAATACATAATTTTAGTCTAATTCTTAAGAGTACTTGAAGTCCTTTTAACATCAGAGCCAAGCCTGGATACCATAGACTATTTTTAAATCCACAGTAATATACCAGGGGGATGAAATTGATTATGGAAAATTAGCAACagaaatcattttacaattcaaCATGAGATCATCTCTTAGTAGTCACATATTTAAATACATTACATCATTCCTCAAACATTCTGCACTTAAATGAATAATGAAGGAACACCTGAAACCCTACCTTGAGTGCCCACAATCTCCATGTGAAGATGTGCAAGTCCACTAGCAGTGGATAAAGCtaattttatcattccttccaCAGTGACTGTGTACctatttaaataatcaaaaaggGACCCATGCTCATGATAATCTGAAACCAACCACAGCTGAGTCCATGTACCATTGTCTGCAAAACAAAGGAATAGCAACATTTTCTAAgatttatgtaaaacattttaaattatgttaCATAAATTGTCACATCTAGCTTTTAATACTAAAACACACCAACCTATACTTGGTTTACAAGTTTTATTTGACATTTACCTTATACTTTTCTAAGAgcttttacataaatataaatatatagatagatgtgtgtgtgttatataatctatttgatccttaaaataacTCTTCAGTGTAGTCAGGTCAACGattaaaattctgattttaaaaagaaaggaaactaagactgagagacagagagacactaAGGGACTTGTCAGAGATGAGGCTTATATTCCTGACTTCTAAGTTGGTCATCTTTCCACTCCATTGAGTAATaacaatgtattatttttaaaaattttatgtgtgtatgtgaccCAGCCTATTTTCAACTAACCTATATTTGAAAAAGCTCTTCAGCAGGTTGactatataaagataaatttttaaaagaaaatatactaacTTGAAGGGCATTTGTAATCTATATCAGTGAACAAACCAGGTCCTTGAAAGACCTAAATTTGAGTTGCTATTATAGTATTTACTATATACATGATCTTAGACATGCCATTTAATATCTCTATACTTGTTTCATCAACTACAGAAATGGTCTTCCACTCAAACAAAAGTCCCTGGGGTAATGTGGTACAATATTGAATGGATAAATGACCAAATCaagtcatatttaatttttcattcttatctCAACACTCATCTATGCTGGCCCCTTAGAACAATAACCCAACCTGAGCAGATATCCATAACAGCAACTatagtggtttaccatttctttctctagctattttacagaagaggaaacaaaggtaaacattaagtgacttgtctagagtcacaaagctagtaaaatatttgaaccagatttgaactgagaaatatgaatcttcctgactctaggtctagcaATCCATATCTTCCACTTGTTATGCGGTTTCTCTAAAGTATCCTGAGTTTCAAAATCACATTTCACCAGAAACAAGGATGTTGTTCCCCAATGAAGTTGGGGAAGTGTGGCTCTTGCCCACATAAGGAtttgatgtatttatttatttgctaatttcTGGGTTCTGAATAATTCTTTATACTTGAGTatctataaaagagagaaaaaaatagcatctcTCTAGATCACCCACTCTCTAGAACTTCTGAAATAGAAAATAGGCTACTTTGGAAGAATGGGTCAATGAATCCATACATTGACTGCTTGATGCTTGATTAATTATATGAATAGTTCATAAAACTTGAGTGTTACAAAATCAGAGTTATCTTATAATCTTAAAATAACCAGAAAATATCTAAAAATCCTACTTGGTTTAAAGACAAAGGACTAtctcaaaaaggcaaaaatggtgCCAAAGACTAAGAATCTaagagtgttaaaaaaaaaaaaaaaagatgaaaactttAACTCTAACAATATAGGCAATGGAaggggaaataaagaattaaatacgGTTTAAGTCTTTTAAACACTACTTTCTTCCCTTACccagaacaaataaaaaatcaaattgagGATGCTATGTAGAAAATCTGGAATAGGTTTGATTACCTTGAAACATAATAAGCATCTTGATCTGAATAATGAGATAATTTACATCTAAATTTCACAGGAATAATCTTAATCTGTCACATTTCAAAATACCTAGAGGTAATAAGAGGCCCAGGACATTAGATCTAGAATCAGAAAGCtcaaagttcaaatttggcctcagacacttagcagttgtgtgaccctgaataagttacaatttccttatctgtaaaacagaaataataatacctacctccccgggttgttataaggataaaatgagattatctATAACATTCTCTGTAAacaaagtgttatttttttttctttttttttttttttctttctttaaaggcAGTTGTGTGATGCAATagacagagtgctggacctggagtcaggaaaatttcaAACTAGAAGTCTGTTAAATGAATTTGAACatgtcattttttcccttggGTTCAATTTCCcctctattaaaaagaaaaaagatttttactaaattattttaaaagtcccttcttgatatttatatataattctgtTCTGACATTTTTcctaaatatcatttaaaattgaACAATACACAAAAATCAGACTATGAAAAATTAAGTTGTGCAAAGGAAAGACTTCTATGACATCTACCAACTTTTATGATTATGACTAATGGCCCACTTTGTTACCACTGCCTTATTTGATCCTGACAATCTTTTAAATATTGCAATTAAGAGACAAGAAGATTtgtgatattccaaaagaaagggggaactaagaagggaaaatgatttgGGAtggttatttgaaaataaattaaactaattattttatacaatCCAAAGAGATTGGTAGATTGAAAAGATGAGgtgaatctaataaaatgaaatttagtcAAGATATAAATCAAATTTTACACTTCATCTTGTTTTCAATCATAAATACtcacatttatatgatgctttgtTTTATGGTATTTATATGGTAGTTTTCCATTTCTGACCAAATTTCACTAATTATTGAATTTTTCAAGAAGTTGATTTTGTTATAAGTgacatataaaaaaattttaagtttaccAACCTTTATTGTCAGCTGCTATAAACCCCAGAATGTTTTCATGACGTAACATTACAGTTTGATAAATTTCCGCTTCACGGAACCATGAACGTTCTtctcttgaagaaaatatttttactgctacttcttctcctctccattttcctctccaaacTTCTCCAAATCGACCTTTTCCTATGCTTTCTTGTAATACAATAGTTCTTGCAATAGTTCTTTGAACAAGTAATggtaatccttaaaaaaaaatcattattgttattagatAAGCCAAACTACATAATTTCtcatattttacacacacacacacacacacacacacacacacacacacacacacacacacacacacacactctctctctctctctctctctctctctctctctctctctctctatgaaacattgcaaaaaaaattatgaaggtaCAAACCCATATAAGAACATGGTCACTATCCTTACAAAGTAGCCCAATGTACCGTGAGGTATTAGACCAATAAGataattaataagtaaaataagGATCCTCTAAGCAtataatagtttaaaataaataaggctTCACCTGGCTGAGAAGTCCTGAGAAAAACTAGCATCTGAGTACAACTTTAAAGGCGCTTATATTgagaaaagatagagaaacagagaaggaataaTAGGCAGAAAGACATATAGATAAAGtcacaaaaataatcaaagaaagtgATAATGAAGTAAACCAACCTTAAAAGAGAAGGGGGACAGTTTTAGAATAGCTTAGTCACATCAAATGACTTTAAATGtccaatccctgccctcaaagagcttttaGTCTAATGGGAGCTAGTGCTTGGTAGAGACGTGTAAATAATTAtgtgcaaataaaaatatatacaagtaatttcagagggaaaacaCCATTCAGGGAGTTCAGGAAAAGATTTCTTGCAAAAGGTAGAATTGTAGCTGAGATCTGAAGGAACTAGACAAGCCAGAAGTAGAGCTTTCTAGgcagtgaaacaaaacaaatatatattattgtagATTAAAGTAGAAAATCATAAGATGTAATCAGAGTGGAAAGGTAAGAAAGAAGGGGTtcattataaagggctttaaaagccaaataattattttacccttggttgttgttgttttagtcacgtctgactcttcatgactctgcAGGAGTTttgttgacaaagatactggagtatctttctccagtgaattaaatcaaatagaagtaaagtgacttgcccaatgtcacatagcttTGAGTgtttaaagtcaaatttgaatccaagtcttcttgattccaggcctactgaaccacctagctaccACGGGAcataaacagttttttttttttggggggggaagacaTTAACATCTCCAGGGTGAGAGCTTACTGAGCCCTTTTCAGAGCTGTTCATCCCAGCTTTGGCATTCACCTGCCACCCAACCCTCCCTATGGCTACAAAAGGCACATGCAACTGGTACAGTCAGGTACTACCTTAGCCAAGAGGTTAAACCAAGCTGAGAGTAACTAACAAGAATCAAACTCAATTGGTGAAATAGGGGAATGtgtaccccaagcatgtgaactTTTCCTCCTGGAAGAATGGGCAACTAGTTCCATCGATTATAAAAGTGGCCAAAGCACATGCTGGGAAACTCTTAAGAGTCTGGATAGAAATCAAAGATGCCCAAGTGATCTTTGTGTTTCATTTGCAGTCATcctgactggactctgatgaCTGAAGGGGTTAGTgagactttgtgcaattctgtctcacttaaattcaattcacacaAAAATCAAGATATCACTTATGATGCCACTGATTCTCTTCAAAAACACAAGATGAAAAACAATGATTTTACGAGTGATCCAATGACCTATTGGATCCTGGAGATAACTGGGAACCAATGAAGTTTATTAATTGGAAGGGGAGGATAGTCAGGCCTGCactttataaaaattactttgtagCTGGGGAGGATGATCTAGAATGGGAGAGATGTGAAGTAACCAGGATACTATAATTCAGACATGAGGCTTGTAACATGTGGTGGCAGTGTCAggagaaaaagaggtacaaataGGTTATTGCCACCAAATTGTATCAGTGGGGGGAGAGTGAGGAGTTAAGGATGATAGCTAGGTTGCAAGTCATGGTCATCAGGAAGCTAGAGGAATTCTTCAGAGTAATAAGAAAATTAGGTAGAGGGAAGGGCTTGAGGGAAAGATATTTAGATCagttttgtccatgttgagtttaAGAGGCTTAGATAGAGACAATAAGAAGTTGAAAATGTGAAAGTAAAGAGAGGTTTTAGCTAGGAAAAATACCCTGAAAATCATCTGCCAAAAGATAATAGAATTTTTAGAGTTGATTAAACCATTAAATATGTaattatgtgtgtacatatacacacatgggGGGATAGTGAGCACATAGATGTCACAAAGAATAGGACAAgagtgaaatgattgaacaataacacaACAAGAGCCCTCTGAAAAACCTTGAGAGAGACTCATGATTAATGGTGATAGTCTTTGCCTGGATCTTTATTCAGATAAAGAGtgtaaacagagaaaaaataacaTCAGGAGGAAAGTGCCAAAAgctacagagaggtcaagaaagatgtAGACTGAGAAAGGTCATTAGTTTTAGTAAGAGATAGCTCACTGATATCTTAGAAAGCACAATTTTGGTTTCATTATCAGaagacaaattgaaaaaaaaaattcaagcatgAGGAAAAAAGGCATTGATTATAGATatctttctcaaggagtttagccacaaaagagAAGAGATGTGAGCTAGTAAAAAATGAAAGATCaagtgtggatttttttttttaaggtgggcAATCAAGCTTTTAAATATTAggcatttactatgttccaggcactgtaaaTTCTAGATACAAAGTAGAAgccaaaagaaaaacagttcttgcctttaaagaacttacattttaatgggaaaagacaacatacaaaaagaaagaggaaaagtaaagATTTAGGAGGCAGTTTTGAAGTCTAGAAGTCAAGAATTATCTGGAAAGGAATTCAAGCCAGCACAGGTCCCTCCAAAAAATTGAGGGAAGATGAGAAAGATTCAAGAAAGATTCAAGATTACTTAAAAGAATGGGGATGACAGGGGACAAGTTGCTTAAGAAGTCGGGATGAAATAGTATCATATGTGCATATTGGAATTTatcttggcaaggagaagggctACCACTTCAAGGTAGACAGGGCTTGAAGAGAAGTGGAGGGGACCCAAGGAAGGTCTTAGCAAATGGTTTCAGTTTTTTCCTCAGTAAAAAAGGTTTTTAACTGAGAgttgaagggagagggaaggatgaAAAGGCCTAGAAAAACCATGAAtggaataataaattaattagtgAAATATTAAAGGATTTCCTTGCTGCAATGAGGGGCCAGTTGAGACTAGGGCACAAGTCTGTGGTTTTGTGACaggataaaaaattaattcatgtgACATATAAAAGTAGAGATTGAAAAACAGACCATTAAGAGATTTGTGTAAAAGTTGAGTCACAGTGAAATCTTCATTTTAGAGTAtcctaaaatttaaataaattttagtttcaattttaaaagcttaaaaaaaatctagtgaaTATCCTAAAGAGAAATTAGTATGCATCTAACTATAATCCCTTAtattaaaaaatagcaaattgCTTGCTTGTATTAATGGAACAAGTTTAAACTATACTAACCTCAGGTTA
This sequence is a window from Sminthopsis crassicaudata isolate SCR6 chromosome 1, ASM4859323v1, whole genome shotgun sequence. Protein-coding genes within it:
- the TGFBR1 gene encoding TGF-beta receptor type-1 isoform X1 — encoded protein: MCIPEVDLIPRDRPFVCAPSLRDGFLMSPFCCSKDHCNKIEFPTGTPMKPSNLGPVELAAVIAGPVCLVCISLMLMIYICHNRTVIHHRVPNEEDPSLDRPFISEGTTLKDLIYDMTTSGSGSGLPLLVQRTIARTIVLQESIGKGRFGEVWRGKWRGEEVAVKIFSSREERSWFREAEIYQTVMLRHENILGFIAADNKDNGTWTQLWLVSDYHEHGSLFDYLNRYTVTVEGMIKLALSTASGLAHLHMEIVGTQGKPAIAHRDLKSKNILVKKNGTCCIADLGLAVRHDSATDTIDIAPNHRVGTKRYMAPEVLDDSINMKHFESFKRADIYAMGLVFWEIARRCSIGGIHEDYQLPYYDLVPSDPSVDEMRKVVCEQKLRPNIPNRWQSCEALRVMAKIMRECWYANGAARLTALRIKKTLSQLSQQEGIKM